In Haliscomenobacter hydrossis DSM 1100, the DNA window CAGCGAAAGAAAACGCAAAGCAGTGGACGAATGTATCTTTTCCCGGTCTTGGCCATTTCATTGCTTACATCCACCTCTCCTAACAGTTTTTCTACACGAAATTTCTCGACAAACCCGCAGCTTGAAGCATCACATGCGGCGCTACAAATGAGTGAAGTTTGCGCAGAGCAAATGATTATGATCAACGATCAGACCTTCCAACTCGAACTGCCTAAGTTTGACCCTGCCTTGGGTACTTTGACCAAAGTTGAGGTAATCACTGATTGCACGATGATGGGGGAAGTTAGCGAAACAGAGGTGTCTGGGAATGAATACCAGTTGCTGCTCAACATCAATTTGCGCAACCAACTTCCCGGCCAAGCGCAAACTACTGGCACCATCAGCAAAAACTACCGCAAAAAAATTAAGGGCACTTCCATAGAGACAAGTGGTTTTCAAGAAAAATTCGAAGAAACCAAACAAGTCAATGAATCCATTACGACCAATCTGAATGCATTTGTAGGAACTGGAACTGTAGCTATTCCATTGACTGTCGACGGATTGGTCAACTATCAGGATGCCAAATCCAAAATCGCTTCAAACTTAAAAGTAAAGGTTTGCCTCAAGTACCTCTATGAGTAATACTTGAGACCAGCATAGTTTTTTTATTTCCAGTACTGAACACATCATAATCACTT includes these proteins:
- a CDS encoding choice-of-anchor E domain-containing protein, which produces MKKSNGSLLAGSVLLDYCLNLAMMQRKKTQSSGRMYLFPVLAISLLTSTSPNSFSTRNFSTNPQLEASHAALQMSEVCAEQMIMINDQTFQLELPKFDPALGTLTKVEVITDCTMMGEVSETEVSGNEYQLLLNINLRNQLPGQAQTTGTISKNYRKKIKGTSIETSGFQEKFEETKQVNESITTNLNAFVGTGTVAIPLTVDGLVNYQDAKSKIASNLKVKVCLKYLYE